From the genome of Vicia villosa cultivar HV-30 ecotype Madison, WI linkage group LG2, Vvil1.0, whole genome shotgun sequence, one region includes:
- the LOC131648909 gene encoding uncharacterized protein LOC131648909 — translation MEVSKSERILGNPYVYVGEISKMLSILGQPFVFSHTENIGDLLLPRKCSSKEVFRAMSMAYHNAFNARFEVLASVKIEELGSMEKTRGKMKDTLKWMAATYIGQIADKRRDDKYESYKKNITSSHDIGIGEKESSMKSRKKKSHDRDEKESSMQKRKKKSHDRDEKESSMKKRKKKSHDRDEKESSMKKRKKKSHDRDEKESSMKKRKKNSYSDSSDSSDSLDSSDSSETETSDSSDSSDSAYSSVSSHSSDSSVDKKLEGLVDKRILSLLKLADVLGYPYEEYRPALNGITDQMGRDDVLHIMRSQYLTSRQDRFDAATRMDETTDERRDEENQSSKKKRKKNSRGTDERRGKKNESYKKKRKKNSHGTDEKRGEKSESHKKKRKKHSHGTDEERGEKNESYKKKRKKNSHGTDEERGEKNESYKKKRKKNSHGTDERRGDKYESYKKKRNNKR, via the exons ATGG AAGTCTCAAAAAGTGAGCGCATATTGGGAAATCCTTATGTATATGTTGGGGAGATCTCAAAAATGTTGAGTATACTAGGACAACCTTTTGTATTCTCCCATACGGAAAACATCGGCGACTTA TTGCTCCCTAGGAAGTGTAGCTCGAAGGAGGTGTTCCGTGCTATGTCTATGGCCTATCACAATGCTTTTAATGCTCGTTTCGAGGTTTTAGCTTCAGTGAAGATTGAAGAGTTGGGGTCCATGGAAAAAACAAGAGGTAAAATGAAAGACACATTGAAATGGATGGCAGCTACTTATATAGGCCAAATAGCTGATAAGAGAAGAGATGACAAGTATGAGAGTTACAAGAAAAACATAACGAGCTCTCATGATATAGGTATAGGTGAGAAGGAGAGTTCCATGAAATCGAGAAAGAAGAAATCTCATGATAGAGATGAGAAGGAGAGTTCCAtgcagaagagaaagaagaaatcTCATGATAGAGATGAGAAGGAGAGTtccatgaagaagagaaagaagaaatcTCATGATAGAGATGAGAAGGAGAGTTCcatgaaaaagagaaagaagaaatcTCATGATAGAGATGAGAAGGAGAGTTCcatgaaaaagagaaagaagaacagCTACTCAGATAGCTCTGATAGCTCTGATAGCTTGGATAGCTCTGATAGCTCGGAAACGGAAACCTCTGATAGCTCAGATAGTTCGGATAGTGCTTATAGCTCAGTAAGCTCACACAGCTCAGATAGTTCTGTTGATAAGAAACTTGAAGGATTAGTTGACAAACGCATTTTATCACTGTTAAAATTAGCTGATGTACTGGGATATCCTTACGAAGAGTATAGGCCAGCCCTTAATGGCATAACTGACCAG ATGGGCCGGGACGATGTGTTACATATAATGCGTTCTCAATATTTAACCAGCAGACAAGATCGATTTGATGCTGCAACTAGAATGGATGAAACAACAGATGAAAGAAGAGATGAGGAGAATCAGAGTtccaagaaaaagagaaagaagaacagCCGTGGAACTGATGAAAGAAGAGGTAAGAAAAATGAGAGTtacaagaaaaagagaaagaagaacagCCATGGAACTGATGAAAAAAGAGGTGAGAAGTCTGAGAGTcacaagaaaaagagaaagaaacacAGCCATGGAACTGATGAAGAAAGAGGTGAGAAAAATGAGAGTtacaagaaaaagagaaagaagaacagCCATGGAACTGATGAAGAAAGAGGTGAGAAAAATGAGAGTtacaagaaaaagagaaagaagaacagCCATGGAACTGATGAAAGAAGAGGCGACAAGTATGAGAGTTACAAGAAAAAGAGAAACAACAAGAGGTGA